ACCAGATATAACCGATCACATGGCAAgtgttattttatttgctacGTATTATATGACTGATGGTTCTCCttacattatattttgaaattcactCAATGAGATTGGAACtagaaatttataatgtgGGATCAAGTACGGGAATGTAATAAAGCAAAACCACGGAACGTATAACTGACCTGAAAGAACTGGATAGATGCTATTGAGCAAGACTGAGATAGCGAGGAGCACAGAGAGACTCGAGACGGTCTCTGCAACTTCGACATCATTTGTGAACAAGTACCCGATATTGTGGCCGAAGGCCAAGCAAAGAATCGTAAAGAACACCCCAATCACGACCGAAGTAGTTATAAGGACcttgatagaaaattttgtAGCTTTAGCATCTCCTCGTCCAAGCTCATTTGCAATCCGCACGCTGCACACAAGAACACAGTTGAagaccaaagaaaaaaaaagatggaaagAAGGCGAGCTACAAGCATTAGACCGTTGTGATTACGTACCATGCAGCGCCGAGAAATCCAAGACAGATCATGAATTCCCATCCGTTGATGTTAAGGCTGCAAGAATATGGCTCTTAGTCAATAGGAATCATCGTAGAACAGCAAAGAAAACACTAAACAAGGTTGTAAGAAACACTCACCAAATAGAGAAGGCAGATATGGCAACCTCGGCATTACTCATGTAACCGGCCAACAAAACTAGTACAGAATTGTACCACAACTCCAAGCTGCAACACGAGAGCAACAGTAGTTACAACAGTGAACAGACGTAAACCGAAGTAACAACCGCTCAACTATATACATCTGCAACGTCATCTAATGCGCTAACGGTTAGTGATCAAGCGAGCATAGTAAAAACAAGACGTTAAAAACTCGTTTGTCATTGTATGAAAAGATACGATAGTATATACATAAACGAGTTCTTGAGATTACCAAACCATAACGCCGGAAGAAATCGAGAGCTTTATAACGGGCAATAAATCCTTAAAAGCAGCGGAGCTGAACCCAGTCCACGTCTGAGGGCACCAACCTCCCATGATGTATCCAAGTTCAGCGAAAACCACCAGCCAAGAAGATATGCACAGTGCACCCATCGCGCCGTCAATTCCCCAGTTCAGATGGTAGACGAATAACCACGACAAGGGAACGTGTATCACGAGCTGCGCGATGGATATCCATGCTATAATACTGTTTTTCTGCTGCGCTTGTAGAAACATTTGCATTGTCAAAGTGAAGACGAAGTTGTAGATCATAGGAATAAACCACCAAGAGATGTATCCTGCAGATACCACAATGCTCGGTTCCTCGCCGAATAGTTTAAAAATGGGTGCTCCAAAGATGAAAAGGGGGAGTAAGAGGGTTAGAGTTAAGAAATCCACAATCCATGATCGTTGCAGATAAACGCCCATCATATGGTACTGTCTTGCACCGTATGCTTGTCCGCAAAGAGTTTCGGTAGCGCTTGACATTCCTATCTGCGATGATGTAACAagtaggaaaagaaaaatggatcaAGAGTTTTCATAGAGGACTAGTATAGGCAATAGCTATAGACAAAGTGGGAACAGACTTGAATTCAACGAGACCGTCGCCTCATTTGCAAAACAAAAGACATCCTACGATCCAGCCTTTTAGACTTCAACaatgaacataaaaaatatgttatctGCTAAATATTTGTCTGAATACCTCTTGCAGGATGATTCTACACACGTCGAATAGGAATTTCATCTACAACCAGAGGGAACAAAAAAGTTGTAAAGCAACAACTTACCAGTACTCCATTTGCAAAGCGCACGGTAAGGGTTTGAACGAGCGCATAACCAGCAAGATCAACAGAACTGATGTGCCCGATAAACGACTGTGTCACGATTATGGTCCCAAATGATGCCACTCTTGCAATGATACCGGGCAACGCCACCCTCCATATTTTCTTGGACTCGTCATAAACCCTTCCTTTCAAATCACCTACCTCCCTTTCTTCGGAGCTCAACAGCTTCTCACGCATGCCATTATCCATGGCTCTGCAGAGACGAACAAACAGAACATCACTCAGTGTCATaacaaaaacaattgaaaatcCACACTTGTTTTCTTGTGATGATTCTCTATTCATTCCACTCTTCCCATCTCATGCAAAAGTGATAACCACAAAGGCCTCACCTTCTACATCAATTCTTCCACGCAAATCAGTgtattcatcaatattctAACTTATAAGTTCCAGAACAACTTTCATTTCTTATGCAACGGTTTCAGCACAAATTTTCTTACATCTACAGCACTTtcttttaaggaaaaaaatgtgtaGCAGTGATTCATTGACATTGAAGCAGCAAATCAGGTAATCATATTCAGACATCCTTTTCCAGGTGGGGGACTCAAAATGGGCTCCCCAGATGATGACAAAAATTGAACCAAGACTTTAAACAACTGAATTCCAGCTATTACTGAAATACTTATTCCAAGATTCGACGTTTCTGAGTATATAATCCAAgctatcattttctttttctcgtACCACACACTTCCAACATCAAAAGCAAAGTTACAGACTTACactcttcaaaatttcttaaaagaattaaattataataaaatcagcCACCGGAACCAATGCTATCCCAAATCCAACGGTGAATCATTCTTTGAGATTCACACGTCTCTTACTGCTTCCGGCACGTATTGGCAGCAGACTCAAAAGGGTCATTCCATGATTGGCCCACTGATAAACAATAGCAACAAGTGGACTAATGGACTGAGTTCCACCCATTCCATCCGAGAATTTGACCTCAACACGGGTTTAAATCtgaaaaaattcttacccaaACCAGGTTTGGCCGAGCCAAACGAGTACTACCCACTCTAAACTTCACACCAACCACGAAAAGCGTATAGCATTTAacgtataattgatttagattCGGCCAAGCCGAGTCCGAGTTAGATTTTCCCTAAATCTGAACAAAGATTGTTACCATAAAACTGCAGAAATGAAAGGTGGGCTCTATGATTGAGGGCCCCGACAAAGCACTATGTTGTATAAACGTGGAGTTCTGCCTACTCTTCTGCATTCAACTTTCTACTTTCTAGGGCTTCTTTCAGCCATTACCCCCCAAAATTGCTATCACTTTCTGAAAtgtttttttctagaaaagaTTCCATGTGAAAGGACCCTTTTATCAACAGTAGTCccataaaaaattgcagaTCGTTATAGCGGTAAAGGGGTAAACAAGGCATAGAGAATAGGACAGTCTTATGGGTAAGAATTTTACTCAGAGCAGAAAGGTGGGAAAGTTGTGTTCTTTTTAGTTCTAAAAGtgatttctttctctttgtttGATGAATCAGTGCTAAAAAGAAGTGATTTAAATATGGAAATTTAACAGGTTTGAGACAAAAGTCATTTATGAATCTTAATGAGAATAGAACAATCTTGTGAAAAGATTAAGGATTAAAGCTTCAATCCAGCaagaaacagagagagagacagaaagagagagagagagagagaggagacaGCCTCAAACCAGAATTGCGGAACTACTACTAAAAGGAAAGGTTGTGAGAGGTCCTAACAGAACAATAAACAGAAAACACACAGCACACACTCTCATTTACAGACTTCTGTGTCAAGATTGAACCCAAAAACTACCAGAGTTATTACAACCAAGACGAGGGAATACTTGCAAGAAAACTGGAACCCAATAACAGAAAACACAGAGACACACAGTGGAAGGTGCTGAGCAACAAGACTTacacaagaaaacaaatccTTCGATTGGCTTACAAGAACTTGGTTTCAGGGCTTCCCTCTAGAATTTCTCCCAACAGTTAGTTGCCCTCAGACAAAGAGACACGCTTTATCTCTCccacaagagagagagagagagagagagagagagagagagagttgaaatACTATTCTACACTATAAAGATGTGATTATTACAATGGAGATGCATATAGACATAGCAGCAACACTATGAATGAAGGGACAGGTGAGAAATGGAACACTACAAGACCACCTACCCCCATTCATCCTAAAACGTGCATGACAGACACCTAAAAAATTCTGAccagattttattattttctctctgtctttttcttaaaacaatTTGTTGTAAACTTCCTCGAATATTACATAGTTTATGCAAAAAAGGGTACaagaaaccaaacataaaaaattgcacgtttatttaaaaaatcagaGTCTAATTCAACATTACAttgttcaaaagaaaaaagtttcttgatgtacattttattagtatggatgaatttattaattttaaaatatattttatatttattccgtttatataatttgacgTGCATCAACcctttgtaattatacaaaattttattttattaagcaAAAGTTGATTAATTGTGAATATAAAAACTATTTCAAGAATCACATAAAATtaggtcttttttttttcaattttttgcacATGTTTTATAACATAGATACAATTTTTCTAATactttttactcatttttctATAAGAAGGTCACATTGATAATGATATTCGTATTGcgttgatataaaaatattgcgattattaaaatatttttactatatcTGTGTTGACGTACTTGTCGTTAGATGATTAATTAGGTACAACTAAacattataattaagaaaaataaataccaatagtttattttaaattttcgtatttctttttattcttgaatttttattaaaatatatttaattctgatcatattaattacaaaatcatcTGTACGTACTaacattttatgaatttaatatttttattttatttaaatacttcaaatatttatttttaaaataaaatattacatcatatAAACAccgaaaatattatttataagatcatacaaatatttaaaataaatttaattagacaTCCTTcccaaaaagtgaaaaaatataataagcgTTCGTTAAACGCTACCTAAATTTGACTTTTGCTACAGTT
This Sesamum indicum cultivar Zhongzhi No. 13 linkage group LG5, S_indicum_v1.0, whole genome shotgun sequence DNA region includes the following protein-coding sequences:
- the LOC105162735 gene encoding protein DETOXIFICATION 24-like → MDNGMREKLLSSEEREVGDLKGRVYDESKKIWRVALPGIIARVASFGTIIVTQSFIGHISSVDLAGYALVQTLTVRFANGVLIGMSSATETLCGQAYGARQYHMMGVYLQRSWIVDFLTLTLLLPLFIFGAPIFKLFGEEPSIVVSAGYISWWFIPMIYNFVFTLTMQMFLQAQQKNSIIAWISIAQLVIHVPLSWLFVYHLNWGIDGAMGALCISSWLVVFAELGYIMGGWCPQTWTGFSSAAFKDLLPVIKLSISSGVMVCLELWYNSVLVLLAGYMSNAEVAISAFSICLNINGWEFMICLGFLGAACVRIANELGRGDAKATKFSIKVLITTSVVIGVFFTILCLAFGHNIGYLFTNDVEVAETVSSLSVLLAISVLLNSIYPVLSGVAVGAGMQGIVAIINLCCFYLIGIPIGALLGYVAHLQVEGIWIGMNLGIFTQSLALSYMAWKTDWDEQVKIASERLQRFYLKSSEEPGNNGHA